One window of Chamaesiphon minutus PCC 6605 genomic DNA carries:
- a CDS encoding alkaline phosphatase PhoX: MATLSFDTTQPSQVKGLNGWTVDPLVTVGDKVGNYAIPGIPDGIGAYSLNDTTVRLLVVSELSNTVGYRYALKNGTQLPGARASYIDVDKRTFQVTDAGLAYDTIINRAGEVVDAATDLEFGGINRFCSAVLVEAHQFGTGNGLADRIFFSGEETNGGSQFALDLKTNTLHAVPWFGRAAWENVTEINTGTTNKVAFIVGDDRSNAPLILYVGDKNSKGDGSFLDRNGLAKGKLFVWVADDVNSATDAIERSPSEFKGSGGSTNGKFVEIPYYDPTKANTTGYDAQGFANQTKQDELAEAAKAFKFSRPEDVATNPFDGTQVVLASTGNSASADIWGTTYKIDVDFNNITAGNITAKIDILYDGNDAGNQALGLRSPDNLDWADDGKIYINEDRSISAFGSIEASIFSIDPSATNPASTLTRIAQIDRSAVPAGQTDTAPTDVGNWETSGILDVSKLFGAKAGELFVVDVQAHSLRGGSIITATNVDGNNDGTKTDAENLVEGGQLSLLIAPKANLIQGSNLFGGTSGADTIEAGVTKGFDGVNDSVFAGAGNDTVDSAIAGVLASGNRIDAGSGVDTIFVANNDRAFGQAGDDIFEAGDASGYRASGGAGNDTFYLGTNGRALGGEGNDRFFAGLGGDNLLSGGAGADQFWIYNGEAPAKANTVLDFQIGTDVLGISGSSLKFADLTRTGNNIAIGGNTIATLTGVDTTTLTASNFAFI; encoded by the coding sequence ATGGCAACTCTTTCTTTCGATACAACGCAGCCTTCTCAAGTCAAAGGTCTAAATGGTTGGACTGTCGATCCCCTCGTAACCGTTGGCGATAAAGTCGGTAACTATGCTATCCCTGGTATCCCCGATGGGATTGGAGCTTACTCACTCAACGATACAACTGTGCGTTTACTTGTTGTAAGTGAATTATCCAACACAGTTGGTTACAGATATGCTCTCAAAAACGGCACTCAACTCCCTGGCGCAAGAGCGAGCTATATTGATGTTGACAAACGCACTTTCCAAGTCACTGACGCTGGTTTAGCTTATGACACCATCATCAATCGTGCTGGTGAAGTTGTAGATGCAGCCACAGACTTAGAATTTGGTGGGATCAATCGCTTCTGTTCGGCGGTTTTGGTTGAAGCACATCAGTTTGGTACTGGTAATGGTTTAGCCGATCGGATCTTTTTCTCTGGTGAAGAAACCAACGGCGGTAGTCAGTTTGCACTAGATCTCAAAACTAACACCTTACATGCAGTACCCTGGTTCGGTCGTGCAGCATGGGAAAATGTCACGGAAATCAACACCGGAACCACTAATAAAGTTGCCTTTATCGTTGGCGACGATCGTAGCAATGCCCCTTTAATCCTCTATGTAGGTGACAAGAATTCCAAAGGTGATGGCAGTTTCCTAGATCGGAATGGACTAGCCAAAGGCAAACTATTTGTCTGGGTTGCTGATGATGTTAATAGTGCTACCGATGCAATCGAGCGTAGCCCCAGTGAATTTAAGGGTAGCGGCGGCAGCACAAACGGCAAATTTGTCGAAATTCCTTACTACGATCCTACTAAGGCAAATACCACTGGTTACGATGCTCAAGGTTTTGCCAACCAAACTAAACAAGATGAACTAGCCGAAGCTGCTAAAGCCTTCAAGTTCTCCCGACCAGAAGACGTTGCTACCAACCCATTTGATGGTACTCAGGTCGTACTTGCTTCTACTGGTAATAGTGCTTCAGCGGATATTTGGGGTACAACTTACAAAATTGATGTTGATTTTAATAACATCACCGCTGGCAACATCACCGCCAAAATTGACATCCTCTATGATGGTAATGATGCAGGGAATCAGGCATTAGGTTTACGTAGCCCCGACAACCTCGATTGGGCTGATGATGGCAAAATCTACATCAACGAAGATCGGTCGATTTCTGCTTTTGGCAGCATTGAAGCTTCGATTTTCAGCATCGATCCTAGTGCAACCAATCCTGCTAGCACTCTAACTCGGATCGCGCAGATCGATCGCTCTGCCGTTCCTGCTGGTCAGACCGATACTGCTCCAACTGATGTTGGCAACTGGGAGACTTCGGGTATTCTCGATGTTTCCAAATTGTTTGGTGCTAAAGCTGGCGAACTATTTGTGGTTGACGTTCAGGCTCACAGTCTCCGTGGTGGCTCGATTATCACGGCTACTAATGTCGATGGTAATAACGATGGCACCAAAACTGATGCTGAAAACCTCGTTGAAGGCGGTCAATTATCTCTCCTAATCGCGCCTAAAGCGAATCTCATTCAAGGGTCTAACTTGTTTGGTGGCACATCCGGTGCCGATACGATCGAAGCTGGCGTTACCAAAGGTTTTGATGGTGTCAACGATAGCGTCTTTGCTGGTGCTGGTAACGATACTGTTGACAGCGCAATTGCTGGCGTACTCGCAAGTGGCAACCGCATTGATGCTGGTAGCGGTGTCGATACTATTTTTGTTGCTAATAACGATCGCGCGTTCGGTCAAGCTGGTGATGACATCTTTGAAGCTGGCGATGCTAGCGGCTACCGTGCTTCTGGTGGTGCTGGTAACGATACTTTCTACCTCGGTACTAATGGTCGCGCTTTAGGTGGCGAAGGTAACGATCGCTTCTTTGCTGGTCTCGGTGGCGACAACCTCTTATCTGGTGGTGCTGGTGCCGACCAATTCTGGATCTACAACGGTGAAGCTCCTGCTAAAGCTAATACTGTCTTAGATTTCCAAATCGGTACCGATGTCTTGGGGATTAGCGGTTCGTCGCTCAAGTTTGCTGACTTAACTCGGACTGGCAACAATATCGCCATCGGTGGTAACACGATTGCTACGTTAACTGGTGTCGATACTACAACTCTCACCGCGTCTAACTTTGCTTTCATCTAA
- a CDS encoding esterase-like activity of phytase family protein codes for MGIVNGTNNDDVLFIDAGKSNDTLLGLAGNDYLDALAGNGNNTLRGGDGNDELYAYTNDRLEGEAGNDSLTSDGNGSNALSGGDGDDTIYADRNDTVSGDAGDDKIYGGQGGNTISGGAGKDVFWVANVDVPTTPNTITDFDRLNDTIRINLASVSQFSDLTIAKSGSDATISFGAQQLALLKNTAPGSLNSNTVAVAPTAPNNAGSNVTNYEFTNLPKLGTTSKGQDLFLGGFSGLYFQGIAANGNLKLIAHTDRGPNGEPTGANRPFLLPNFQPEIVSFELDRTSGEIIITKRTGLFRADGKTPLTGLPNLQAGANGLAYTDEIGVDLDGKVLANDPLGADVEGIVIGSDGNYWLVDEYRPAIYQFDTNGKLLNRFIPKGTSTARIDLAAIDFGTEVLPEVYAQRRSNRGFEAVAIEGTKLYAFMQSPIDNPDNAGDTVSRASRTVRILEFDTATKTVTGEYLYLLDDITGTGNAKTDKLGDAVSLGGGKFAVVERDDLATTASNKLIYQIDLATATNINNPANFTLPAGKTIEQLTPAELTTAKIAPVSKSLIANAAKLGYTGVEKLEGLALVAPNTLALINDNDFNVAPGSKVPEKLGLLELAKDLPVTGIISTIIITATDPADLLLGIKESNTRIIGDSRNNIIDLSIAGGRNQIYAGDGADELYAYQNDRLFGEGGNDILDATDGTGDNELDGGTGDDRLFAGTNDRLVGGDGDDTLFAGLGGSTLTGGNGKDTFILAAVTLSTKFNIITDYKAGTDTLKISGIPGIGDDITKLTATIQGSDTLLKAGTVDLALIKGIQANSIADLLNPNPNPNPNPNPNPNPNPNPNPNPNPNPIPNPNPNPTPGITLTNNLFVTDAATKGLGVNAVSKRADSKVNEIGFFAVDDPAGKIGGIAPGAAGYLKLFADSAKPIFANLDGSFFSTNKREISLDPNKIYQFFQVQDGSIADLQQQIASGKTPTNILFALPDANGNSPFKVTTNSTNDGFQISVNNDEVRLNVSKLAGATPNIPIGAKSQNLVQGRIIDLSDYAGKTLKVDINTKSDAGYNNTIAFYAVEDAILGTIKLANGTILKPGDTNYAIEAIKSAILQTGKTDSKLNQDLTGGKIYAPVAISQGNLTDFVSLNPTNSGGSNAIHAYFNYLGANPDKLDHFRLLGNNTFGIEDLYGSGDRDFNDIVVKIDIKTI; via the coding sequence ATGGGCATAGTTAATGGGACTAACAACGATGATGTATTATTTATTGACGCTGGCAAAAGCAATGACACCTTGTTGGGTTTAGCCGGAAATGACTACCTAGACGCCTTAGCTGGTAACGGCAACAATACTCTCCGTGGTGGAGATGGCAATGATGAGTTGTATGCTTACACCAACGATCGACTAGAAGGCGAGGCAGGTAACGATAGCCTCACCTCCGATGGCAATGGCTCTAACGCCCTCTCTGGTGGCGATGGTGATGATACTATTTATGCCGATCGCAACGATACAGTTTCTGGCGATGCAGGCGATGACAAGATTTATGGCGGACAGGGTGGCAATACGATCTCAGGCGGCGCAGGTAAAGATGTCTTTTGGGTTGCCAATGTCGATGTCCCGACTACACCCAATACCATTACCGATTTCGATCGATTAAACGACACGATTAGGATTAACCTTGCTAGCGTGAGTCAATTTAGCGATCTCACCATTGCCAAATCTGGCTCTGATGCCACTATTAGCTTTGGCGCGCAACAGCTAGCTCTACTCAAAAATACTGCCCCAGGCAGCCTCAATAGCAACACCGTCGCCGTCGCGCCTACCGCACCCAATAATGCAGGTAGCAACGTGACGAACTATGAATTTACCAACCTGCCCAAACTAGGTACGACTTCCAAAGGGCAAGATTTATTCCTCGGTGGTTTTTCGGGGTTATATTTTCAGGGGATCGCCGCCAATGGTAACCTCAAATTGATCGCGCATACCGATCGCGGGCCAAATGGCGAGCCGACTGGTGCCAATCGTCCCTTTCTCTTACCTAATTTTCAACCCGAAATCGTCAGTTTTGAACTCGATCGCACTTCGGGCGAGATAATTATTACCAAGCGCACGGGTTTATTTAGAGCCGATGGTAAGACACCACTCACCGGATTGCCCAACCTTCAAGCGGGAGCTAATGGTTTAGCCTATACCGACGAAATTGGTGTCGATCTCGATGGCAAAGTTTTAGCTAACGATCCGCTCGGTGCAGATGTCGAAGGCATCGTCATCGGCTCTGATGGTAACTACTGGCTGGTAGACGAATATCGTCCCGCGATTTATCAATTCGACACCAATGGTAAACTACTCAACAGGTTTATCCCTAAAGGTACCAGCACAGCAAGGATCGATCTAGCCGCGATCGATTTTGGCACCGAAGTATTACCCGAAGTTTACGCCCAACGCCGCAGCAATCGTGGCTTTGAAGCAGTCGCGATCGAAGGTACCAAGCTCTATGCCTTCATGCAAAGTCCGATCGACAATCCCGATAATGCTGGCGATACGGTTTCGAGAGCCTCCCGTACAGTCCGCATTTTAGAATTCGATACTGCAACTAAAACCGTCACAGGCGAATATCTCTATCTGCTCGACGATATTACGGGTACTGGTAACGCCAAAACCGACAAACTCGGCGATGCTGTCTCTCTCGGTGGCGGTAAATTTGCCGTTGTCGAACGCGACGATCTCGCCACAACTGCCTCTAATAAGCTCATCTACCAAATCGATCTCGCCACGGCGACTAATATTAATAACCCTGCCAACTTTACTCTACCTGCGGGTAAAACGATCGAACAACTCACCCCCGCCGAATTAACTACAGCCAAGATTGCCCCCGTCAGCAAAAGCCTCATCGCGAATGCCGCAAAATTGGGTTATACCGGAGTCGAAAAACTCGAAGGTTTGGCATTAGTTGCACCTAATACGCTTGCCTTAATTAATGACAACGATTTTAACGTCGCGCCAGGGAGCAAGGTACCCGAAAAATTAGGGCTGCTAGAACTAGCCAAAGATCTCCCCGTGACGGGAATTATCAGCACCATCATCATTACCGCAACCGATCCAGCGGATCTATTGCTCGGTATCAAAGAATCGAACACTAGGATTATCGGCGATAGCCGTAACAATATCATCGATCTTAGTATTGCTGGAGGTCGAAATCAAATTTATGCTGGCGATGGAGCCGACGAGCTATATGCTTATCAAAACGATCGCCTATTCGGTGAAGGCGGTAACGATATCCTCGATGCTACCGACGGTACAGGTGACAATGAATTGGATGGTGGTACTGGGGACGATCGATTATTTGCAGGTACTAACGATCGATTAGTTGGTGGCGATGGTGACGATACCTTATTTGCAGGCTTAGGTGGTAGTACCCTGACAGGTGGTAATGGGAAGGATACTTTTATCCTCGCGGCGGTAACATTATCTACTAAATTTAATATCATTACCGACTACAAAGCTGGTACCGATACGCTCAAAATTTCGGGTATCCCTGGCATCGGCGACGATATTACCAAGCTAACTGCCACAATTCAAGGTAGCGATACGTTGCTCAAAGCAGGTACTGTCGATTTAGCCTTAATCAAAGGGATTCAGGCCAACTCGATCGCCGATCTCTTAAATCCCAACCCGAATCCTAACCCAAACCCAAATCCCAACCCTAACCCCAATCCCAACCCTAACCCCAATCCCAACCCCAACCCAATTCCCAACCCCAATCCCAACCCGACACCTGGCATTACTTTAACCAACAACTTATTTGTTACTGATGCCGCAACGAAAGGTTTAGGTGTCAATGCTGTCAGCAAAAGAGCAGATAGCAAAGTTAATGAAATTGGCTTTTTTGCTGTTGACGATCCAGCTGGCAAAATTGGCGGAATCGCTCCAGGTGCCGCAGGTTATCTCAAACTATTCGCCGACTCAGCCAAACCAATCTTCGCTAATTTGGACGGTAGTTTCTTCAGTACTAATAAACGCGAAATTAGCTTAGATCCGAACAAAATTTATCAATTTTTTCAAGTGCAAGATGGTTCGATTGCCGATTTGCAACAACAGATTGCCAGCGGCAAAACGCCGACTAATATCTTATTTGCACTCCCCGATGCCAATGGTAATAGTCCATTTAAAGTCACTACCAACAGCACCAATGATGGCTTTCAAATCTCAGTTAATAACGACGAGGTGCGCTTAAATGTCTCCAAACTAGCGGGTGCAACACCGAATATTCCAATCGGTGCTAAATCTCAGAATTTGGTTCAAGGACGCATTATCGATCTGTCAGACTATGCAGGTAAAACACTCAAAGTCGATATCAATACCAAGAGCGATGCGGGATACAATAATACGATCGCTTTCTACGCAGTTGAAGATGCCATTTTAGGTACAATCAAACTAGCTAATGGTACTATTCTCAAACCGGGCGATACTAATTATGCGATCGAAGCAATTAAAAGTGCAATTTTACAAACAGGTAAAACCGATAGTAAACTCAACCAAGATCTCACTGGTGGTAAAATCTATGCTCCTGTAGCGATCTCTCAGGGTAATTTAACTGACTTTGTAAGTCTAAATCCGACTAATAGTGGCGGTAGTAATGCAATTCATGCTTATTTCAACTATCTCGGTGCTAATCCCGATAAACTAGATCATTTCCGCCTGCTTGGTAATAATACCTTTGGCATCGAAGATCTGTATGGTAGTGGCGATCGCGACTTCAACGATATTGTCGTCAAGATCGACATCAAAACAATTTAA
- a CDS encoding peptidylprolyl isomerase — MKTTANLQDPSIVTSTFPFPDRPEQQQSNELDTPLKRLYQNAISGEEVIALLQKYWMLPQLHRELILDEELASIMCSQEEIFSAYKAFYQKYQINSDEDRAAWLERNNCTLEQFEHSVMRTLKLDRFKQLNFNGKVDSYFLQRKAQLDRATYSLLRVKDPHLAQELFFRIQDKEATFTELVKQYSGGQEAEIGGLVGPHELSVPHPLLAQKLSSLKPGQLSTPVQIADWFVVVRLEKYLPAQLDKTMRSRLVEELYEQWLQAKLAQLIKIKK, encoded by the coding sequence ATGAAGACAACTGCAAACCTGCAAGACCCCAGCATTGTGACTTCAACCTTTCCGTTTCCAGATCGACCAGAGCAGCAACAGAGTAACGAACTAGATACTCCTCTCAAACGGCTATATCAAAATGCCATTTCTGGCGAAGAAGTTATTGCACTTTTACAGAAATATTGGATGCTGCCACAATTACACCGAGAACTAATTCTCGATGAAGAATTAGCCTCGATTATGTGTAGCCAGGAGGAAATTTTTAGTGCCTACAAAGCTTTTTATCAAAAATATCAGATTAATTCTGATGAAGATCGCGCTGCTTGGTTAGAACGCAATAATTGTACGCTAGAACAGTTCGAGCATTCAGTAATGCGAACGCTCAAACTCGATCGTTTTAAACAATTAAATTTTAATGGTAAAGTTGATTCTTACTTTTTACAACGCAAAGCTCAACTCGATCGAGCTACTTATTCATTATTAAGAGTAAAAGATCCACATCTAGCTCAAGAACTCTTTTTTAGGATTCAAGATAAAGAAGCAACTTTTACCGAACTTGTCAAACAATACTCCGGCGGACAAGAAGCCGAAATCGGCGGCTTGGTCGGCCCCCACGAGCTATCGGTACCGCACCCGCTCTTGGCTCAGAAGCTCAGTTCGCTCAAGCCGGGACAATTGTCTACTCCGGTGCAAATTGCTGATTGGTTTGTCGTAGTTAGATTAGAAAAATATCTACCCGCTCAATTAGATAAAACCATGAGATCGCGATTGGTTGAAGAGTTGTACGAGCAATGGTTGCAAGCAAAGTTAGCTCAATTAATAAAGATTAAAAAGTAA
- a CDS encoding cyclic nucleotide-binding domain-containing protein encodes MTYTPTTPEAFLAQIEPFNQLSASTQSRLAKVAQYYRYHVGQPIALRDRMSAQINIVVEGTVRLLGYPSEHTSPVTLERLETGSTIGAIGTIRGVPCESAIASTEAICLNIPTESFMQIVATEPILKEYFYDRPTSIEIFELLRLELEQHPNQEQLLQLLLDVQVFENC; translated from the coding sequence ATGACTTATACTCCCACCACCCCCGAAGCCTTTCTCGCTCAAATCGAGCCTTTCAATCAGCTCTCGGCAAGTACTCAGTCCAGACTCGCCAAAGTCGCCCAGTATTATCGCTATCATGTCGGGCAACCGATCGCCCTGCGCGATCGGATGTCGGCGCAGATTAATATTGTCGTCGAAGGCACCGTGCGTCTGCTAGGATACCCGTCCGAGCATACTTCCCCCGTCACCTTAGAGCGGTTAGAAACTGGCAGCACGATCGGGGCAATTGGTACGATTAGGGGCGTTCCGTGCGAGTCGGCGATCGCTTCAACTGAGGCTATTTGCCTGAATATTCCCACCGAATCATTCATGCAAATTGTGGCTACAGAGCCGATTTTAAAGGAATATTTTTACGATCGACCGACCTCGATCGAAATTTTTGAATTACTGCGCTTAGAACTAGAGCAACACCCCAATCAAGAACAATTACTGCAACTATTACTCGATGTTCAAGTTTTTGAAAACTGCTGA
- a CDS encoding peptidase domain-containing ABC transporter yields the protein MALKAVDSAVVYTSPQDIPSALKNWDWFVASQLDAASASAAARIYTIGDRIDLDSFQSKHKLRLVGISPEILRFTTPEDRDRIIDIDDSIEIDRSSDLVVATPSEIPYAPDLPLTLDKPATKSERKYALVRGKGQIDGSVACFEMLANQYKIPFRRDSVRKIVAHHIEQSGGGISLQFCGAVVDFLGLQGQLAGISVADIQRIQVPALIKWEDRLAVICAVSNDTVTIALPDSGLIQRTPQELVLNQESAPEKPTDVIPILLIQATRYTPEQKFGISWFWPSLVQYKGVLIEVLIASFFIQLFGLANPLITQTIIDKVLMQNSATALNVFGVLLIGVAIGEALLTSLRTYLFVDTTNRIDLALGSQIIDRLLRLPLRYFEKRSVGELSTRVNELENIRQFLTGTALTVVLDSVFSVLYIVVMLIYSWLLTLVALATLPLCILITTAVSPIARKQLRDKAERNARSQSHLVEVISGIQTVKAQNVELRSRWKWQERYTQYVMSGFKTVVTFTTANSATTFLNQLSSLLVLWVGAYLVLDGKLTLGQLIAFRIISGYVTSPLLRLTQLWQNFQETALSLERIADILDTPMESNEIDRGNIPMPTIRGNVKFDNVSFRFAPTGALNLDNVNLEFAAGKFIGIVGQSGSGKSTLMKLLPRLYPLESGRILVDDYDISKVELYSLRQQIGIVPQDTLLFEGSVQENIALNLPDATTDQIIQAATIAHAHDFIMELPNGYNSSVGERGSGLSGGQRQRIAIARTILQNPRLLILDEATSALDYESERQVCTNIAAAFQGRTVFFITHRLTTIRTADVILMMDRGVVAELGTHEELMELKGRYYCLYQQQESQL from the coding sequence TTGGCTCTCAAAGCCGTGGACTCGGCGGTAGTTTATACGTCGCCCCAGGATATCCCCAGCGCACTCAAAAACTGGGATTGGTTCGTCGCCAGCCAATTAGATGCGGCATCTGCGAGTGCTGCGGCGCGGATTTATACGATCGGCGATCGCATCGATCTCGATTCCTTCCAATCCAAACACAAACTCCGCCTGGTGGGAATTTCGCCTGAGATCTTACGCTTTACGACACCCGAAGATCGCGATCGCATTATTGATATCGACGACTCGATCGAAATCGATCGATCTTCAGATCTCGTCGTCGCTACACCATCCGAAATCCCCTACGCGCCAGATCTCCCTCTTACGCTCGATAAACCTGCCACCAAGTCCGAGCGGAAATATGCGCTCGTCCGAGGTAAAGGTCAAATCGACGGCAGCGTCGCGTGCTTTGAAATGCTCGCCAACCAGTACAAAATTCCCTTCCGGCGCGACTCGGTACGCAAAATCGTCGCCCATCATATCGAGCAATCTGGTGGTGGTATTTCCCTCCAATTTTGTGGGGCGGTAGTAGACTTTTTAGGGCTACAGGGGCAGCTAGCAGGCATCTCCGTCGCCGATATCCAACGAATTCAGGTACCAGCCCTAATTAAGTGGGAAGACCGCCTAGCGGTGATTTGTGCTGTCTCTAACGATACAGTGACGATTGCGCTGCCCGATAGCGGACTGATTCAGCGCACTCCTCAAGAGCTAGTCCTCAACCAGGAGTCGGCACCCGAAAAACCTACCGATGTCATCCCGATTCTCCTAATTCAAGCCACCCGCTACACACCAGAGCAAAAGTTTGGTATCAGTTGGTTTTGGCCGTCTTTGGTGCAATATAAGGGAGTCTTAATTGAGGTCTTAATTGCTTCATTCTTTATCCAATTATTCGGGCTGGCAAATCCGTTAATTACTCAGACAATTATCGATAAAGTCTTGATGCAAAACAGCGCGACTGCGTTAAATGTCTTTGGAGTGCTGCTGATTGGTGTTGCCATCGGCGAAGCCTTATTAACCAGTCTGCGGACGTATTTATTTGTCGATACCACCAATCGGATCGATTTAGCATTAGGTTCGCAAATTATCGATCGATTGTTGCGCTTACCGTTGCGGTACTTTGAAAAACGCTCCGTCGGGGAACTTTCCACCCGCGTCAACGAATTAGAAAATATCCGTCAATTCCTGACAGGTACCGCCCTCACCGTCGTCCTCGATTCGGTCTTTTCAGTGCTGTATATCGTGGTGATGTTGATTTATAGCTGGTTGCTGACACTCGTCGCTCTCGCCACCCTGCCGCTATGTATTCTAATAACTACGGCTGTCTCGCCGATCGCCCGCAAACAGTTACGCGACAAAGCCGAACGCAATGCTCGATCTCAATCGCACCTAGTTGAAGTAATTTCTGGCATCCAAACCGTCAAAGCCCAAAACGTCGAACTGAGATCGCGCTGGAAATGGCAAGAACGCTACACCCAATACGTGATGTCTGGATTCAAAACCGTCGTCACCTTTACCACCGCCAATTCTGCCACCACATTTCTCAATCAGCTCTCTAGTTTATTAGTCCTCTGGGTGGGCGCGTATTTAGTCCTAGACGGCAAACTTACCCTCGGACAACTAATCGCCTTCCGGATTATTTCTGGCTACGTTACCAGCCCCTTATTGCGACTGACACAACTGTGGCAGAACTTCCAAGAGACGGCACTCTCCCTCGAACGGATCGCCGATATTCTCGATACCCCCATGGAATCTAACGAGATCGATCGCGGTAACATTCCCATGCCCACGATTCGCGGTAACGTTAAATTCGATAACGTCTCCTTCCGCTTTGCCCCCACAGGCGCACTCAATCTCGATAACGTCAACCTCGAATTTGCCGCTGGTAAATTTATCGGCATCGTCGGGCAAAGTGGCTCCGGTAAAAGTACGCTGATGAAATTATTACCGCGTCTATATCCCCTCGAATCGGGTCGCATTTTGGTTGACGATTACGATATTTCTAAAGTCGAACTCTACTCCCTGCGCCAACAAATCGGCATCGTCCCTCAAGATACCCTATTGTTTGAAGGCAGCGTCCAAGAAAATATCGCCCTCAACCTCCCCGACGCTACTACCGACCAAATCATTCAAGCCGCCACGATCGCTCACGCTCATGACTTTATCATGGAGCTACCTAATGGTTATAACTCCTCCGTCGGCGAACGCGGCTCCGGCTTATCTGGCGGACAACGCCAACGCATCGCGATCGCGCGGACGATCCTCCAAAACCCCCGCCTGCTGATCTTAGATGAAGCCACCAGCGCGCTCGATTACGAATCCGAGCGTCAAGTCTGCACCAATATCGCCGCCGCATTCCAAGGCAGAACGGTCTTTTTTATCACCCATCGACTCACCACGATTCGCACTGCTGATGTCATCTTGATGATGGATCGCGGTGTCGTTGCCGAACTCGGTACTCACGAGGAATTGATGGAATTAAAAGGACGTTATTACTGTCTCTATCAGCAACAAGAATCTCAATTGTAG
- a CDS encoding ATP-grasp domain-containing protein — protein sequence MRFLFPSDYFKPKRVDPTYAEQFALFDDRGCATSVISLENLSLDSSTIYPRSNPGERLIYRGWMLAPDDYSILVKAVRNTGAQMWIDRDEYLRTHYLPNWYPLLGDLTPETHCFDVDDRLESKLTELGWSQFFVKDYVKSLKTSTGSIINSPSAINSLIADMQKFRGTIEGGICVRKVEDFITETERRYFVINGRVFAASPDLEIPKIVTECARRIDSKFFSIDCIARRDGRIRIVEIGDGQVSGLVGWTVDRFANLWTEFTID from the coding sequence ATGCGATTTCTCTTTCCTAGCGATTACTTCAAACCAAAAAGAGTAGATCCAACATACGCCGAGCAATTCGCTCTTTTTGACGATCGCGGCTGCGCGACTTCGGTAATTTCTTTGGAAAACTTAAGTTTGGATTCATCCACAATTTATCCCCGATCGAATCCAGGAGAACGATTAATTTATCGAGGCTGGATGCTAGCACCCGATGATTATTCAATATTAGTTAAGGCTGTTAGAAATACTGGTGCTCAGATGTGGATCGATCGCGATGAATATCTCAGGACACATTATTTACCTAATTGGTATCCCTTGCTTGGCGATCTGACTCCAGAAACTCATTGTTTCGATGTAGACGATCGCCTAGAATCTAAATTAACAGAGCTAGGCTGGAGCCAGTTTTTTGTCAAAGACTATGTAAAATCTCTCAAAACCTCAACTGGCTCGATAATTAATTCACCCTCAGCAATTAATTCACTCATAGCTGATATGCAAAAATTCCGAGGCACGATCGAGGGTGGTATTTGTGTCAGAAAAGTTGAAGACTTCATAACAGAAACAGAGCGACGTTATTTCGTCATTAATGGTCGAGTTTTTGCTGCGTCACCAGATCTAGAAATTCCCAAGATCGTGACTGAATGCGCGCGCCGGATCGATAGTAAATTCTTCTCGATCGATTGTATCGCTCGCCGCGATGGTCGTATTAGAATTGTCGAAATTGGCGATGGACAAGTCTCTGGATTAGTTGGCTGGACGGTCGATCGATTTGCAAATTTGTGGACTGAATTTACGATTGATTAG
- a CDS encoding winged helix-turn-helix transcriptional regulator, which produces MTLSKRSPCPVACTLDLIGDRWTLLIIRDMMFFNKQRFEEFLESPEGISTNILASRLKLLEELGLVEKQPYSNHARRMNYQLTDEGKSLRPVLKVVAAWGLKHVEGTQVPSFQNPNQS; this is translated from the coding sequence ATGACACTCTCTAAGCGTTCTCCCTGCCCTGTTGCCTGTACGCTAGATCTCATCGGCGATCGCTGGACGCTGCTGATAATTCGCGACATGATGTTTTTTAACAAGCAACGATTTGAGGAGTTTTTGGAGTCACCAGAAGGCATCTCCACAAACATCCTCGCCAGTCGGCTCAAGTTGCTCGAAGAATTGGGATTGGTGGAAAAGCAGCCCTATAGCAACCATGCGCGGCGGATGAATTATCAATTGACGGATGAGGGCAAGAGCCTACGTCCGGTATTAAAAGTGGTGGCGGCTTGGGGGTTAAAGCATGTGGAGGGGACACAGGTACCATCTTTTCAAAATCCTAATCAATCGTAA